GTTTCAAGAACGGTTTCAGATCGAAGATGATTGTTTTCAGTATTTGAAAAAGATCCGATGGCCGGATGGATATTCCTGTCCTAAGTGCGGCCATAATGAAGCTTATTTTATTGAAAAGCGTAAGCTTTTTCAATGCAAAAACTGTCGGCACCAGACAACGGTTACAGTCAACACGATATTTCATCGAACTCATGTACCTTTGAAAAAATGGTTTTGGGCAATCTTTCTGGTTGGTACCGATAAGCGGGGATGTTCTGCCAAAAGGCTTGAAAAATTGATCGGCGTACATTACACAACTGCCTGGCTGATGATTCACAAGATACGAAAAGCCATGGGTAAACGGGATTCGCTTTATAAATTGTGTAATTTCATAGAGATGGACGATTCGTATTTCGGCGGTTCCGCTCCGGGAAAACGAGGCCGTGGAGCAGCTAACAAATCGAAGGTTATCGTTGCCGTTGAGAATCGTGGAACAGCACCGGGATATGCCACGATGGAGGTTATCGAAAGTATGCACTCGAATCACCTCAAGGATTTTGCATTGAGAGCTATTGAAGAAGACCAAACGATACATACTGATGATTTTCCATCCTACAATGTTCTGAATGCGGTTTTTCATCATCTTGGAGAAACTGTAAAACCACATGAGGCTATGGATAAACTCCCGTGGGTACATATCCTTATCGGAAATGCCAAAAGCTTTATCCGGGGTACCTATCATGGTGTAAGCCACAAACATCTTCAAAGTTACCTGAATGAATTTTGTTATCGCTTTAACCGGCGATTCAATGAATTACTGATTACTGACAGACTCTTAACTGCTTGTCTGAATACCTCCACTATTACCTATGCGGAGTTAACTCGATAAGCGTATAAATTAATTTATTACAATGAGGAATTTGCGCCATGAAACGATTGGTCAAGTTCTCTGCTGTAGTTTTCACGATTGCTTCCCTCTTTTGTACCACGGCTTCCTCCCTTACCATCCAGGGCACAGTAACCGACGCGTTCAAGAACCCTGTTTCCGGAGCTTCTGTCGTTTTCACGTCTGAAGCAGATTTATCACGATTCTGGTCCGCCACAACCGATGCAAACGGAAAATACCAGATCGCTATTACTACTTCGGTTCAGGAGAATGACACCTCACATTTGCCTCAATCATTTCTTCTCAGACAGAATTACCCGAACCCTTTCAATCCGACAACCATCATCCCGTTTACCCTTTCTAAACCGGGTTACTGTATACTCGCGGTATACAATATTCAAGGGCAAAAAGTGCGTACCCTCATAGATGGATATTTCTCTACGGGCGAGCATTCGGTGAGATGGAACGGTCTCGACGACGGGAACAGAGCTTCAAGCGCTGGTATATACCTCTATCAGTTGAGGGTCGGCGGCAAATCGGATACGAAAAAGATGCTCCTGCTCGATGGGGGAGTTTCGGATAATTACCGGAGTGCATCTTCGATAAGCAAGCCCGAAAAATCCGGAAAAATCGTCGCGACAACGTATCGGGTTACCATTACCGGCAACGATATTGTTCAGTACAAAGAGAATGGTTTGGTTATAAGCGATACCAAGACATATGATTTTACCGTAATACGGATAAATAAGTATCAGGATATCAATTTTGTTTCTATTCCGGGTGGGACATTTCAGATGGGGGATGAGGTGAATGATTTATCTGGAATCACCCATCCGATGCATATTGTGACAGTTTCCGGTTTTGAGATGAGTGTGTATGAGATCACGAACGCGCAATATGCAAAATTCCTGAATGAGGCTAAAGCGACGGGGGATATTACACCTTCGGGTACATATGTAACTGGTGCGAAGGGAGCGTACAGCGGTTGTGGATACATCAATCTCGCGGGGAGTCGCGATGCAAACAACAAGTGCTGGATAACATACGATAATACTACTTTCTCCGCAGCGTCCGGCAAGGAAAAGTGGCCGGTAGTGTATGTAACCTGGTACGGCGCGAAGTCGTTCGCGCTCTATTACGGGCTGGATTTACCTAGGGAAGCAGAATGGGAGTATGCATGTCGTGGAGGAAAGCAATATTTATATGGAACGGATGATGGCACTATCAACATTATGAAGGCTAATTATTATCCAGACGGGCCTTTCTGTCCCAAGGACGTGGGGAGTTATCCAAAGAATCCCTTTGGGCTCTATGATATGAGCGGGAACGTGTTTGAATTTTGCAATGACTGGTCTGCGATTTATTCTGCCGAGAACGTTAGTAATCCTCAGGGGCCCTCACTCGGTTTCTACCGGGTTCATCGAGGCGGTGGTTGGGGCCGCCAAGCCAAGGACTGCCGGTCGGCGTTCCGTGGCCAAATCGAACCGTCGGTCGATGACAACTGCATGGGTTTCCGTGTGGTGCGCCGTTAGCCGCCTCTGAAAACTTCTTGAACACTTGATTATTGATACTTGTCACTTGATATGGGATAGATCCCCCCGCCGCAACGAGCGGCGACCCCCTTTTTAAGGGGGTAACTAAAGAGCACTTTTAAAAGCAACCAGCGATAGTGGCGTATTCTCTCCTTAATAAGGGGAGATGGCAAAGCCAGAGGGGATTACCGCTCCCACCGGGCAAACCTGTACGCAAGCCTGGCATGAAATACACCTCTCCATATCGATGCAGATGTCCGGGCCTTCGATGATGATGGCATCGGCGGGGCATACCCCCACGCACGTTCCGCAGACTTCGCAGCGTTTCCGCTCGATGACGATCATTTCTCATACCTCAGCGACAGGGCATTGATGATATGGGAGTTGGGAGTGGCACTCTCCAGACAGCTTTTTTTGAGGTCCGGGGGAATTTCAGTAGGATAAGCGCCGGAAAAACAGGAATGACAATAGCTAACTGAGCCGTTGGGCACGCTTTTCAGAAGCCCGTGGAGCGACAGGTAGCCCAGGCTGTCCACATCGATGAACCGGCGGATTTCCTCAACGCTTCTGCTCGAGGCCATGAGCTCCTCGCGGGTGGGAAAATCCATGCCGTAGAAGCAGGGCGAAATGATTGGCGGCGAGCTTACCCGGAGATGTATCTCCTTGACCCCGGCATTGCGGAGGAGCCGGGTGATCTTCTTGAATGTCGTGCCGCGCACGATAGAATCCTCGACTACGACCACTCGTTTCCCCTCCAGCACACCCCGCACCGGGTTGAATTTGATCCGCGTCCGGGCGTCACGGGTGACCTGGCTGGGATGGATGAAGGTACGGCCGATGTAGTGGTTGCGGATAAGCCCGATCTCGAACGGTATCCCCGAAGTCTTCGAGTACCCGAGCGCCGCAGTATTCGAGGAGTCCGGGACGGAGATGACGATATCGGCCTCGGCGGGATGTTCCTCGGCCAGCGTTTTCCCGATGTTGCGGCGGACGTTGTCCACCCATGCCCCGAAGATGAAGCTGTCCGGCCTGGAAAAGTAGATGAATTCGAAAATGCAGAAGTTCTTGTCCTGGGGAGGAAACGGTTTGACCGATTTGAGACCGTTCTTGTTAATGATGATGATTTCGCCCGGTTCCACCTCTCGGACAAATTCGGCGTCGATAATATCGAGGGCGCAGGTCTCGGAGGCTACTGCCCAGGCTGAGCCGACCTTGCCCAGAGTAAGCGGGCGGAACCCCCTGGGGTCTCTTGCCGCAATGATGCTGTCCCTGGTCAGAATGACCAGGCAGTATGAACCCTCCACCTGCTTGAGCGCAT
The nucleotide sequence above comes from Candidatus Latescibacter sp.. Encoded proteins:
- a CDS encoding SUMF1/EgtB/PvdO family nonheme iron enzyme is translated as MKRLVKFSAVVFTIASLFCTTASSLTIQGTVTDAFKNPVSGASVVFTSEADLSRFWSATTDANGKYQIAITTSVQENDTSHLPQSFLLRQNYPNPFNPTTIIPFTLSKPGYCILAVYNIQGQKVRTLIDGYFSTGEHSVRWNGLDDGNRASSAGIYLYQLRVGGKSDTKKMLLLDGGVSDNYRSASSISKPEKSGKIVATTYRVTITGNDIVQYKENGLVISDTKTYDFTVIRINKYQDINFVSIPGGTFQMGDEVNDLSGITHPMHIVTVSGFEMSVYEITNAQYAKFLNEAKATGDITPSGTYVTGAKGAYSGCGYINLAGSRDANNKCWITYDNTTFSAASGKEKWPVVYVTWYGAKSFALYYGLDLPREAEWEYACRGGKQYLYGTDDGTINIMKANYYPDGPFCPKDVGSYPKNPFGLYDMSGNVFEFCNDWSAIYSAENVSNPQGPSLGFYRVHRGGGWGRQAKDCRSAFRGQIEPSVDDNCMGFRVVRR
- a CDS encoding IS1595 family transposase produces the protein MSKYNEISFFEFQERFQIEDDCFQYLKKIRWPDGYSCPKCGHNEAYFIEKRKLFQCKNCRHQTTVTVNTIFHRTHVPLKKWFWAIFLVGTDKRGCSAKRLEKLIGVHYTTAWLMIHKIRKAMGKRDSLYKLCNFIEMDDSYFGGSAPGKRGRGAANKSKVIVAVENRGTAPGYATMEVIESMHSNHLKDFALRAIEEDQTIHTDDFPSYNVLNAVFHHLGETVKPHEAMDKLPWVHILIGNAKSFIRGTYHGVSHKHLQSYLNEFCYRFNRRFNELLITDRLLTACLNTSTITYAELTR
- the purF gene encoding amidophosphoribosyltransferase, which gives rise to MTHEEEYVSGGDDRQDIPDDEPHEECGIFAIYGHPNAAEMTYLGLYALQHRGQESSGIVTSDQRDVYYHRGMGLVSEVFGDQAIFRHLKGKNAIGHNRYSTTGSNRPMNAQPIIAADRDGAIAIGHNGNLTNTRELYDRLVKNGAIFQTTLDSELIIHLTAMSKKTTFEERLTDALKQVEGSYCLVILTRDSIIAARDPRGFRPLTLGKVGSAWAVASETCALDIIDAEFVREVEPGEIIIINKNGLKSVKPFPPQDKNFCIFEFIYFSRPDSFIFGAWVDNVRRNIGKTLAEEHPAEADIVISVPDSSNTAALGYSKTSGIPFEIGLIRNHYIGRTFIHPSQVTRDARTRIKFNPVRGVLEGKRVVVVEDSIVRGTTFKKITRLLRNAGVKEIHLRVSSPPIISPCFYGMDFPTREELMASSRSVEEIRRFIDVDSLGYLSLHGLLKSVPNGSVSYCHSCFSGAYPTEIPPDLKKSCLESATPNSHIINALSLRYEK
- a CDS encoding 4Fe-4S binding protein, which translates into the protein MIVIERKRCEVCGTCVGVCPADAIIIEGPDICIDMERCISCQACVQVCPVGAVIPSGFAISPY